A window from Aliamphritea hakodatensis encodes these proteins:
- a CDS encoding sensor domain-containing protein codes for MAFSDIALEVKRLSDATSAKIGQVYFEALVEYLSGVLEVDIVLIGELVESNTAIQTKAVFSNGERADNIVYQLSGTPCETVVCNDACVISKDAQLAFPEDLLLQHMNVEGYVGVPLFSVEGAPFGLIIALNSQPIQNEDFILTYFDLVTGRIAAEYERLQIMKLLTDQEKKFRDIAYCSSDIIWEVNEHLEYSFSSTIPEGILGYLPEELIGRKPFDFMPEKESQRVQALFKPVWDNRETFSALENLSIHKDGSLVYLETSGVPIFDAKGEFRGYRGLDRNITERKEKERELQLAATVLETATEAVMVTDVDKKIIKVNKAFTEITGYQRDEVLGKTPAVLTSGHHDGAFYVEMFKTLELTGKWESEIWNRKKNGSIYPQWLSVSAMYDEQGDLNGYVALFSDITKRKEYEEKIEYQANYDALTGLANRHLLKDRFASAIYRSDRNNSLVSLLFIDLDRFKQVNDSFGHTFGDRLLKQVGKRISGHVRQSDTVARLGGDEFAVIFPDLPDTHHMEDTIRTILNTLAQPYHIDNNDVYLSASIGITVYPEDGNTIEELLRNADSAMYKAKNSGRNTFQYYSADMHLEAQQRIELENALRKAAVRQEFVLHYQPVIDARTNCIVGAEALIRWQRPDVGLVYPNDFIGLAEECGLITVMGEWVLQEACSQIAHILDSCPDDFFVSVNVSCDQFKNGNMPALVAGTLQATGLAPHRLVLEITESIMLNDDCLILEQFEKLRRLGIGISIDDFGTGYSSLSYLHKYPITTLKIDRSFVNELSSDNHGHALVTAILAMSDSLGLKVIAEGIEQESQAGILAKEGCMYFQGYLYSKPLAFEAFQQLVSDSHSISDG; via the coding sequence ATGGCTTTTTCAGATATAGCACTCGAAGTTAAAAGGCTGTCAGATGCCACGTCTGCAAAAATTGGCCAGGTGTATTTTGAGGCCCTGGTTGAATACCTCAGTGGTGTTCTGGAAGTGGACATCGTATTAATCGGCGAACTGGTTGAAAGCAATACCGCGATTCAGACTAAAGCGGTTTTCTCTAACGGTGAGCGGGCTGACAATATCGTCTATCAGTTATCCGGAACCCCCTGTGAAACGGTGGTCTGTAACGATGCCTGTGTGATCAGTAAGGATGCCCAGCTGGCCTTTCCTGAAGATCTGTTACTGCAACATATGAATGTTGAAGGCTATGTGGGAGTACCGCTTTTCTCTGTTGAGGGGGCACCTTTTGGCCTGATTATCGCCCTGAACAGTCAGCCGATTCAGAATGAAGACTTTATCCTGACATATTTTGATTTGGTTACGGGGCGAATCGCGGCCGAGTATGAACGCCTGCAGATCATGAAACTGCTGACCGATCAGGAAAAGAAATTCCGGGACATCGCCTACTGTTCATCGGACATCATCTGGGAAGTCAATGAACATCTGGAATACAGTTTTTCCTCAACCATCCCTGAGGGCATTTTAGGCTATCTGCCAGAAGAGCTGATTGGCAGAAAACCGTTCGATTTCATGCCTGAAAAAGAATCTCAAAGGGTGCAGGCGCTGTTTAAGCCCGTCTGGGATAACCGCGAGACATTTTCGGCCCTGGAAAACCTGAGCATTCATAAAGACGGCAGCCTTGTGTACCTGGAAACCAGCGGCGTGCCTATCTTTGACGCCAAAGGCGAGTTCCGTGGATACCGGGGGCTGGACCGCAACATTACCGAGCGTAAAGAGAAAGAACGGGAGCTGCAGTTAGCGGCAACCGTTCTGGAGACCGCGACCGAAGCGGTGATGGTTACGGATGTCGATAAAAAGATTATCAAGGTCAATAAAGCTTTTACTGAAATCACCGGCTACCAGCGGGATGAGGTGCTGGGTAAAACGCCAGCAGTGCTGACTTCCGGGCATCATGACGGGGCCTTTTATGTGGAGATGTTCAAGACACTTGAGCTGACCGGTAAATGGGAAAGTGAAATCTGGAACCGCAAGAAAAATGGCTCCATTTATCCCCAGTGGCTGTCTGTGTCTGCTATGTATGATGAACAGGGAGATTTAAATGGTTATGTTGCTTTGTTCAGCGACATTACCAAGCGTAAGGAGTATGAAGAAAAAATTGAGTATCAGGCAAACTATGACGCGCTGACCGGCCTTGCGAACCGGCATTTGTTAAAAGACCGGTTTGCCAGCGCAATTTACCGTTCCGACAGAAATAACAGCCTGGTCTCGTTACTGTTTATTGACCTTGACCGCTTTAAGCAGGTGAATGACAGCTTTGGCCATACCTTCGGTGACCGGTTACTCAAGCAGGTGGGGAAACGGATAAGCGGCCATGTCAGACAGTCTGATACGGTCGCCAGGCTTGGGGGGGATGAGTTTGCAGTTATCTTTCCTGATTTGCCTGATACCCATCATATGGAAGATACCATCAGAACCATACTGAATACCCTTGCTCAGCCATATCATATTGATAACAATGATGTTTATCTGTCAGCCAGCATAGGTATAACGGTTTATCCTGAAGACGGTAATACCATTGAAGAGCTGTTGAGAAATGCAGACAGCGCCATGTATAAAGCCAAAAACAGTGGCCGTAATACCTTTCAGTATTATTCTGCAGATATGCATCTGGAAGCACAGCAGCGTATCGAGCTTGAAAACGCGCTGCGAAAAGCCGCTGTCAGGCAGGAATTCGTACTGCATTACCAGCCGGTCATTGATGCCCGTACAAACTGCATCGTCGGAGCCGAAGCCCTGATACGCTGGCAACGTCCTGACGTGGGGCTGGTGTACCCCAATGATTTTATTGGCCTGGCGGAAGAGTGTGGGTTAATTACCGTCATGGGGGAGTGGGTGCTGCAGGAAGCTTGCTCTCAGATCGCGCACATACTGGACAGCTGCCCGGATGACTTCTTTGTTTCTGTGAACGTCTCATGTGATCAGTTTAAGAATGGAAACATGCCGGCGCTGGTGGCCGGCACATTGCAGGCAACCGGGCTGGCGCCGCACCGGCTGGTTCTCGAAATTACCGAGAGCATCATGCTCAACGATGATTGTCTGATTCTGGAACAGTTTGAAAAGCTGAGACGCTTAGGTATTGGCATTTCAATTGATGATTTCGGTACCGGGTATTCGTCACTGAGTTATCTGCATAAGTATCCGATCACCACGCTTAAAATTGACCGCTCCTTTGTCAACGAACTCAGCTCTGATAACCATGGCCATGCGCTGGTGACTGCCATACTGGCGATGTCTGACAGCCTGGGCCTTAAGGTCATCGCTGAAGGCATCGAACAGGAAAGTCAGGCGGGTATTCTTGCAAAGGAAGGGTGCATGTATTTCCAGGGGTATCTGTACAGCAAACCTTTAGCCTTTGAGGCATTTCAGCAGCTGGTGAGCGACTCGCATAGTATTTCTGACGGATAA
- a CDS encoding UTRA domain-containing protein: MLSNSPVYLQVRDQLWEWITANRLGSQARLPAERELAERFKTTRVTLRQALGQLEAEGRIYRSNRRGWFVTPARLSYEPSRDAGFTCYVAEQGFVPRTETLTKIITETPVWLADQCDMPAGSPIYHFVRRRFVDDRCLLVEHNYVNPLKCPGLLNQDTDSSLWKMLRETYQLAPAERKIEVCSQALVGDEASILNVNQGSTGLYLERLCYDEKGDFLEFDREYWLHDAIKLVVNIDG; this comes from the coding sequence ATGCTCAGTAATTCTCCGGTTTACCTTCAGGTTCGTGATCAGCTCTGGGAATGGATCACCGCCAACCGCCTGGGCAGCCAGGCCAGGTTACCGGCAGAACGTGAACTGGCAGAACGTTTTAAAACCACCCGGGTGACCCTGCGTCAGGCGCTGGGGCAGCTGGAAGCGGAAGGGCGCATCTACCGTTCTAACCGGCGTGGCTGGTTTGTCACGCCGGCACGGCTCAGCTATGAGCCCAGCCGTGATGCCGGTTTTACCTGCTATGTGGCTGAACAGGGCTTCGTGCCCCGTACCGAAACCCTTACCAAGATCATTACCGAAACCCCGGTCTGGCTGGCAGATCAGTGTGATATGCCGGCGGGCTCACCTATTTATCATTTCGTACGCCGCCGTTTTGTGGATGACCGCTGCCTGCTGGTGGAGCATAACTATGTTAACCCGCTGAAATGTCCGGGGCTGCTCAATCAGGATACCGACAGCTCCCTTTGGAAAATGCTGCGGGAAACCTACCAACTGGCCCCGGCTGAACGGAAAATTGAAGTCTGCTCACAGGCACTGGTGGGGGATGAAGCCAGTATTCTTAATGTCAATCAGGGCAGCACAGGCCTGTATCTGGAGCGGCTCTGTTATGACGAAAAGGGTGATTTTCTGGAGTTCGACCGGGAGTACTGGCTGCACGATGCGATTAAGCTGGTGGTGAATATTGACGGCTAG
- a CDS encoding DNA polymerase II translates to MSLATGREGFILTRQQYDGRDGVDFSYWLKDTSAAFNVTIKGQEVVFFVFDDDVPEIQTLLHDLQGWRLADLPLKELEQRGVHGLYCQSLAVQRQVIERLTRAHIGMMEEDIRGVDRYLMERFIQAGARAMMTEQGMRLQPVDVKPPLKMLSLDIETTMRADHIFSIGFYADDFRQVVMIGEPPADTPDNQPADDWLTYVPDERQLLKAFDRITREYDPDIFIGWNVVGFDFRVIYERARLLGVRLSLGRDNSPLNVMRSGQGKWFCRIAGRVVIDGIDTLKGATFQFESFSLEYVANHLLERGKLLGHQVDDGLNRGEEIQQTYRDNPRLLAEYNLEDCKLVWDIFEKAQLLHYLVERGRLTGLALDKIGGSAAAFDNQYLPRLHRKGYVARVYASGADMGAPGGFVMDSVPGLFEHVLVLDFKSLYPSIILTFMVDPYGLAQGTGTEVPPEYLIPGFNNGVFDRRDSILPSIIETLWSARDQAKAEQNAPLSQAIKIIMNSFYGVLGSNVCRFFDSRLSGSITLRGHEILNRTKDRIEQAFGHKVIYGDTDSVFVWLGNDFPADQAAAEGRRLATELNRWWCENLRERFDIDCHLELEFETHYQRFLMPTMRHSDKGTKKRYAGIQYQTDGSHRMVFKGLENVRSDWTPLARRVQQELYERVFTDQPYLEYLQAVLKDLRTGSVDDELVYRKRLRRPLADYQKNKPPQIQAAHKLCEQLAKEGKPDQISAGTYIEYVITVNGPEPARYRTSAIDYQHYADKQLMPVIDTILVFLNQDFESLATPQFQLF, encoded by the coding sequence ATGTCGTTAGCCACTGGCCGGGAAGGATTTATCCTTACCCGGCAGCAGTATGACGGCCGGGACGGGGTGGATTTCAGCTACTGGCTGAAAGATACCAGCGCTGCGTTCAACGTCACCATCAAAGGCCAGGAAGTGGTCTTTTTTGTGTTTGACGACGATGTTCCTGAAATACAGACCCTGCTGCACGATCTGCAGGGCTGGCGGCTGGCGGATCTGCCGTTAAAAGAGCTGGAGCAGCGGGGCGTTCACGGGCTGTATTGCCAGTCACTGGCGGTACAGCGGCAGGTGATTGAACGGCTGACCCGTGCCCATATCGGCATGATGGAAGAAGATATCCGGGGCGTTGACCGATATCTGATGGAACGTTTTATTCAGGCCGGTGCCCGGGCGATGATGACTGAACAGGGCATGCGGCTTCAGCCGGTGGACGTTAAGCCGCCGCTGAAAATGCTCTCGCTGGATATTGAAACCACGATGCGGGCGGATCATATCTTCTCCATCGGTTTCTATGCGGATGATTTCCGTCAGGTGGTAATGATCGGTGAGCCGCCTGCGGATACGCCAGATAATCAGCCCGCCGATGACTGGCTGACCTATGTGCCGGATGAGCGTCAGTTACTTAAAGCCTTTGACCGGATTACCCGGGAATACGACCCGGACATTTTCATTGGCTGGAACGTGGTCGGTTTTGATTTTCGGGTGATCTACGAACGGGCTCGGCTGCTAGGTGTGCGTCTGTCACTGGGGCGGGACAACAGCCCGCTGAATGTGATGCGTTCCGGGCAGGGTAAGTGGTTCTGCCGGATCGCCGGCCGGGTGGTCATCGACGGCATTGACACCCTCAAAGGGGCTACCTTTCAGTTCGAAAGCTTCTCTCTTGAATATGTCGCTAACCATTTGCTGGAACGGGGCAAGCTGCTTGGCCATCAGGTCGATGATGGCCTCAACCGTGGCGAAGAAATTCAGCAAACTTACCGGGACAATCCCCGCCTGCTGGCGGAATATAATCTGGAAGACTGTAAGCTGGTCTGGGATATCTTCGAAAAAGCCCAGTTGCTGCACTATCTGGTGGAGCGGGGCCGGTTAACCGGGCTGGCACTGGATAAAATCGGCGGTTCGGCGGCAGCCTTTGATAACCAGTATTTACCCCGGCTGCACCGTAAGGGCTACGTGGCCCGGGTGTATGCTTCCGGTGCAGACATGGGGGCCCCCGGCGGTTTTGTTATGGACTCGGTACCGGGGCTGTTTGAACATGTGCTGGTGCTGGACTTTAAGAGCCTGTATCCCAGTATCATTCTGACCTTTATGGTCGACCCCTATGGGCTGGCGCAGGGCACGGGTACCGAAGTGCCACCTGAGTACCTGATTCCCGGTTTTAATAACGGCGTATTCGACCGCCGTGACAGTATTCTGCCGTCGATTATTGAGACCCTGTGGTCTGCCCGGGATCAGGCCAAGGCCGAACAGAACGCGCCGCTCTCGCAGGCGATCAAGATCATCATGAACAGCTTTTACGGGGTGCTGGGATCTAATGTTTGCCGTTTCTTTGATTCCCGTCTGTCCGGTTCGATTACCCTGCGCGGTCATGAAATCCTTAACCGCACTAAAGACCGGATAGAACAGGCCTTCGGCCATAAAGTGATTTATGGCGATACCGACTCTGTGTTCGTCTGGCTGGGGAATGATTTCCCGGCAGATCAGGCGGCTGCGGAAGGCCGGCGGCTGGCCACGGAACTGAACCGCTGGTGGTGCGAGAACCTGCGGGAACGGTTTGATATCGACTGCCACCTGGAACTGGAGTTTGAGACGCACTACCAGCGTTTTCTGATGCCGACCATGCGCCATTCCGACAAAGGTACCAAGAAGCGCTATGCCGGCATTCAGTATCAGACCGATGGCAGTCACCGGATGGTTTTCAAGGGGCTTGAGAATGTCCGCTCTGACTGGACACCGCTGGCCCGGAGGGTGCAGCAGGAGCTGTATGAAAGAGTCTTTACTGACCAGCCCTATCTGGAATATCTGCAGGCGGTGCTGAAAGATTTACGGACCGGGTCAGTGGATGATGAACTGGTTTACCGCAAGCGCCTGCGCCGGCCACTGGCGGACTATCAGAAAAACAAACCGCCACAGATTCAGGCGGCACATAAGCTCTGTGAACAATTGGCGAAAGAAGGCAAGCCGGATCAGATATCCGCCGGTACCTACATTGAGTATGTGATCACTGTGAATGGCCCGGAACCTGCCCGCTACCGTACCTCGGCGATTGATTATCAACACTATGCCGACAAACAGCTGATGCCGGTGATCGATACCATTCTGGTGTTTCTTAATCAGGACTTTGAATCCCTGGCAACACCGCAGTTTCAGCTGTTCTGA
- the mvaD gene encoding diphosphomevalonate decarboxylase: MLKFTKQQVVAEYLPARVTAQSMDGFSFAPSNIALCKYWGKRDAELNLPINSSLSVSLAHLGSKTRILLADTEQDQVVLNDELLAADNSFAVKVIAFIDMFRRGADHKVRVETVNNIPTAAGLASSASGFAALMQAVNEFYSLELDFSLQSAFARMGSGSASRSLFNGFVEWNMGQREDGMDSVATPLATTWPDLRIGLIKVSTAQKPVDSRSGMNRTVATAHLYQSWPMQAAADLSQLHAAIENHDFELLGQTAEQNALSMHATMIASWPPLLYWQADSVTAMHKIWQLRAEGLNLYFTMDAGPNLKVLFSAADEAAVCGQFPDMQVIAPFGH; the protein is encoded by the coding sequence ATGTTGAAATTTACTAAGCAGCAGGTTGTCGCTGAATATCTGCCGGCAAGGGTTACCGCGCAAAGCATGGACGGTTTCAGCTTTGCCCCCAGTAATATTGCCCTGTGTAAATACTGGGGAAAGCGGGATGCGGAATTAAACCTGCCAATCAATTCCAGCCTGTCGGTTTCGCTGGCACATCTGGGCAGTAAAACCCGGATTCTGCTGGCGGATACCGAACAGGATCAGGTGGTGCTGAACGATGAATTGCTGGCTGCCGATAACAGTTTTGCGGTTAAGGTCATCGCCTTTATTGATATGTTCCGCCGGGGTGCCGACCATAAGGTACGGGTAGAAACGGTCAACAACATTCCTACGGCGGCGGGGCTGGCTTCATCGGCCTCTGGCTTTGCCGCGCTGATGCAGGCGGTGAATGAGTTTTACAGCCTGGAACTGGATTTCTCCCTGCAATCTGCATTTGCCCGGATGGGCAGCGGCAGTGCCAGCCGTTCGCTGTTTAACGGTTTTGTGGAATGGAACATGGGCCAGCGGGAAGATGGCATGGACAGTGTCGCGACGCCTTTAGCTACCACCTGGCCGGATTTACGTATCGGACTGATTAAAGTCAGCACCGCGCAGAAACCGGTGGATTCCCGCTCCGGCATGAACCGCACCGTTGCCACTGCGCACCTGTACCAGAGCTGGCCGATGCAGGCTGCGGCTGACCTGAGCCAGTTACATGCTGCAATCGAAAACCATGACTTTGAATTACTGGGGCAGACTGCAGAGCAGAATGCCCTGTCGATGCACGCCACCATGATCGCTTCCTGGCCGCCACTGCTGTACTGGCAGGCTGACTCTGTGACTGCGATGCATAAAATCTGGCAACTGCGGGCTGAAGGGCTAAACCTCTACTTCACCATGGATGCCGGACCTAACCTCAAGGTGCTGTTCAGCGCTGCCGATGAAGCCGCCGTGTGCGGGCAATTCCCTGACATGCAGGTAATCGCGCCGTTTGGCCACTAA
- a CDS encoding mevalonate kinase family protein: MIRASAPGSIMLMGEHAVLFGERALACAVDKHIHVTLTPRDDREINIDSALAEYSASLDELQPDDRLSFVLAAVEQHQGGLHKGFDLKIEAGFGHTLGLGSSAAVTVATTAVLDAYCQQASDSYELFRKALATVHKVQGRGSGTDLAASVFGASVGYTVDPCQIEPLGQVPELSLYYVGYKTTTPEVLRQVEQHTQTLPELYQKLYWLMGQCTFDAEAALARQDWSALGQCMNVYHGLMDALGVNDLALSDLVYRLRQSPAIHGAKISGSGLGDCVLALGRDPELALDYQEIPVSLSPRGVNVEIY, translated from the coding sequence GTGATTAGAGCTTCAGCCCCCGGCAGCATTATGCTGATGGGGGAACACGCGGTGCTGTTTGGTGAACGTGCCCTGGCCTGCGCGGTAGATAAACATATTCATGTGACGCTGACCCCGCGGGATGACCGTGAGATAAATATTGATTCTGCGCTGGCAGAGTACAGTGCCAGCCTGGACGAGTTACAGCCGGACGACCGGCTAAGCTTTGTGCTGGCGGCGGTTGAGCAGCATCAGGGCGGTTTACACAAAGGTTTTGATCTGAAGATTGAAGCCGGTTTTGGCCATACTCTTGGGCTGGGATCATCCGCAGCGGTAACCGTTGCCACCACCGCCGTGCTGGACGCCTATTGTCAGCAAGCGTCCGACAGTTATGAGCTATTCCGTAAAGCGCTGGCCACTGTGCATAAAGTACAGGGACGCGGTTCCGGGACTGACCTTGCCGCCAGTGTATTCGGTGCATCGGTGGGGTATACGGTCGATCCCTGCCAGATTGAGCCGTTAGGACAGGTGCCGGAACTGAGCCTGTATTATGTGGGCTATAAAACCACTACCCCTGAGGTACTTCGACAGGTTGAGCAACATACTCAGACTCTGCCGGAGCTGTATCAGAAACTGTACTGGTTGATGGGGCAGTGTACTTTTGATGCTGAAGCCGCGCTGGCACGGCAGGACTGGTCAGCACTGGGTCAGTGTATGAATGTCTATCATGGGTTGATGGATGCGCTGGGCGTAAATGATCTGGCGTTATCGGATCTGGTGTACCGGTTACGGCAGTCGCCGGCTATTCATGGGGCGAAGATCTCCGGCTCCGGGCTGGGAGACTGCGTGCTCGCATTAGGGCGTGATCCTGAACTGGCGCTCGATTATCAGGAAATTCCGGTCAGTTTGTCACCACGGGGGGTGAATGTTGAAATTTACTAA
- a CDS encoding mevalonate kinase family protein gives MSLANQASAVSLAPGKLILSGEHAVVYGAPALAIAVARHIRSQCSIRPDAAAGLSWSLPDLQQQGTLSWADVRAQLALLDSRHADFEAGTLSAAEILQSPQQLVLYCLALCLPEADPDCHLELSVCSQLPAGAGMGSSAAAAASVLSLISAHFGQPLAKQKLFERTRYCERLCHGRGGLIDSATVSFGGLVEVLNGVASPVPDAVLSGDWFYVNTGRPVSGTGECVEQVRQGFAGSDIWQAFTAVTEQIKTAVLHKQDARAAVRENQRLLETIGVVPARVAGFARAVEAAGGAAKISGAGAVRGDGGGAMLVYGISEPVLASLCAGFDYEFFAIEEDSDGARLSD, from the coding sequence ATGTCGCTTGCTAATCAGGCGTCAGCGGTAAGTCTTGCCCCGGGCAAGCTGATCCTCAGCGGCGAACATGCCGTTGTCTATGGTGCGCCGGCACTGGCAATAGCCGTGGCGCGCCACATCCGCAGTCAGTGCAGTATCCGTCCGGATGCTGCCGCGGGTCTCTCCTGGTCATTACCGGACCTGCAACAGCAGGGTACCTTAAGCTGGGCTGATGTACGTGCTCAGCTTGCCTTGCTGGACAGCCGTCATGCTGACTTTGAAGCGGGTACGTTATCCGCTGCAGAGATCCTGCAATCTCCTCAGCAACTTGTATTGTATTGTCTGGCGCTGTGCCTGCCGGAAGCTGATCCTGATTGCCATCTGGAATTAAGTGTCTGTTCTCAGCTACCTGCCGGGGCCGGTATGGGATCATCAGCTGCCGCCGCTGCGTCGGTGTTGTCGTTAATATCGGCCCATTTCGGGCAGCCGTTAGCAAAACAAAAACTGTTTGAACGGACCCGCTACTGTGAGCGGCTTTGCCATGGCCGGGGCGGGCTTATCGATTCGGCCACGGTCAGCTTTGGCGGGCTGGTTGAAGTGCTTAACGGCGTGGCATCACCGGTACCGGATGCGGTACTCAGCGGTGACTGGTTTTATGTGAATACCGGCCGGCCAGTGAGCGGTACCGGCGAATGTGTCGAACAGGTGCGTCAGGGCTTTGCCGGTTCTGATATCTGGCAGGCATTCACCGCGGTAACTGAACAGATTAAAACCGCTGTACTGCATAAGCAGGACGCCCGCGCAGCGGTGCGCGAAAACCAGCGCCTGCTGGAAACCATCGGCGTGGTACCGGCCCGGGTTGCTGGTTTTGCCCGGGCGGTGGAAGCTGCCGGCGGAGCCGCTAAAATCAGTGGTGCGGGTGCAGTACGGGGTGATGGCGGCGGTGCCATGCTGGTATACGGTATCAGTGAGCCGGTGCTGGCCAGCCTGTGCGCCGGTTTTGATTATGAATTTTTTGCGATAGAAGAGGACAGCGACGGTGCTCGACTCAGTGATTAG
- a CDS encoding hydroxymethylglutaryl-CoA synthase, with protein MSVGIDEISFYTSNYFLDLQQLAEVHDIDVDKYYKGIGQEKMGMPAPDEDIVTMAANAAYPLIERVGAESVSTVMFATETGIDQSKSAGVYVHRLLGLSANCRVVELKQACYSATAAIQMACALVARQPEKRVLVIASDVARYDLDTPGEATQGCGAVAMLITANPRLVEIDPEVGNYTEDVMDFWRPNYRSTALVDGKYSTKIYLKSLKQAWEHFCTASSLAFNDFQHFCYHLPFTRMAQKAHKHLAKLNQSELSPEMLDLQVEDTLLYNRIIGNSYTASMYIGLVSLLENCKQNLEGKRVGFFSYGSGCVAEFFSGRVVAGYEQYLHSARHKAMLAARNAVSYEEYLRLYNEVEPTDGGVHERRRESTGRFRLASISHHKREYVAC; from the coding sequence ATGTCCGTCGGTATTGATGAAATCAGCTTCTACACCTCGAATTATTTTCTTGACCTCCAGCAGCTGGCTGAAGTGCATGATATAGATGTCGATAAGTACTACAAAGGCATCGGTCAGGAAAAAATGGGTATGCCTGCGCCAGACGAAGATATCGTTACTATGGCCGCCAATGCAGCATATCCTCTGATTGAGCGGGTCGGTGCAGAGTCTGTCAGCACGGTTATGTTTGCCACAGAAACCGGTATAGACCAGTCCAAGTCAGCAGGTGTGTATGTACACCGTTTGCTGGGGCTGTCGGCTAACTGCCGGGTGGTTGAACTTAAGCAGGCCTGTTACAGCGCCACTGCAGCGATTCAGATGGCCTGTGCACTGGTTGCCCGTCAGCCTGAAAAACGCGTACTGGTGATTGCCTCTGATGTTGCACGTTATGATCTGGATACGCCGGGTGAAGCCACTCAGGGATGCGGTGCCGTAGCGATGCTGATCACGGCGAATCCGCGTCTGGTGGAAATTGACCCTGAAGTGGGTAACTACACCGAAGACGTCATGGATTTCTGGCGTCCGAACTACCGTTCAACCGCACTGGTGGACGGCAAGTATTCAACCAAAATTTATCTGAAATCACTGAAACAGGCGTGGGAACATTTCTGCACCGCCAGTTCACTGGCGTTCAATGATTTTCAGCACTTTTGCTACCATCTGCCGTTTACCCGGATGGCGCAAAAAGCCCATAAGCATCTGGCTAAACTGAACCAGAGCGAGCTGAGCCCTGAAATGCTGGATTTGCAGGTGGAAGACACCCTGCTGTATAACCGGATTATCGGCAACAGCTATACCGCGTCTATGTATATCGGTCTGGTTTCGCTGCTGGAAAACTGCAAGCAGAACCTTGAAGGTAAGCGTGTCGGTTTCTTCAGTTACGGCTCCGGCTGTGTGGCTGAATTCTTCTCTGGCCGGGTTGTTGCCGGTTACGAGCAGTACCTGCACAGTGCCCGTCATAAAGCGATGCTGGCGGCCCGTAATGCGGTGTCCTATGAAGAATATCTGCGCCTGTATAACGAAGTGGAACCTACCGACGGAGGCGTTCATGAGCGCCGTCGTGAATCCACCGGCCGTTTCCGTTTAGCGAGCATTTCTCACCATAAGCGTGAGTATGTCGCTTGCTAA
- the fni gene encoding type 2 isopentenyl-diphosphate Delta-isomerase: protein MTDQTNDRKIEHIRAIEKDAATDRDGRYFDRIHLQHRALPEVALDRIDTSVEFLGKTLSFPLLISSMTGGDHELIRTINRNLAIAAEQTGVALAVGSQRVMFTQPGARVSFELREYAPTTVLCGNVGAVQLNYGFDVAKCQEAVDCLGADALYLHLNPLQEAVQPEGDTDFSGLSAKIAEVAAQLSVPVMFKEVGCGLSPQDIEAGLKMGIKHFDLAGCGGTSWSRIEYHRARNNSDDLGLKFQDWGIPTPLALRLAEPYQQQADFIASGGLRDGIDMIKSVILGASICGMATPFLKPAMESADAVVQVIEQIRREFTTAMFLLGMSDINSVYMNRALILSEGEDRN, encoded by the coding sequence ATGACCGATCAGACCAACGATCGCAAAATTGAACATATCCGCGCCATTGAAAAAGATGCTGCGACAGATCGTGACGGGCGTTATTTTGACCGTATCCACCTGCAGCACCGGGCGTTACCGGAAGTTGCCCTGGACCGGATTGATACCTCGGTTGAGTTTCTGGGTAAGACATTAAGTTTTCCGCTGCTGATTTCTTCCATGACCGGCGGTGATCATGAACTGATCCGCACCATTAACCGTAATCTGGCCATTGCGGCCGAACAGACCGGCGTTGCTCTGGCTGTCGGTTCCCAGCGGGTGATGTTTACCCAGCCGGGGGCACGGGTCAGCTTTGAGCTGCGCGAATATGCGCCCACTACGGTGCTGTGTGGCAATGTCGGCGCGGTTCAGCTGAACTACGGATTTGATGTTGCCAAGTGTCAGGAAGCGGTGGATTGCCTCGGCGCAGATGCCCTGTACCTGCACCTGAACCCGTTGCAGGAAGCGGTACAGCCGGAAGGGGATACTGATTTCTCCGGGCTGAGTGCCAAAATTGCTGAAGTCGCCGCTCAGTTAAGCGTGCCGGTGATGTTTAAAGAAGTGGGTTGTGGTCTGTCTCCGCAGGACATTGAAGCCGGTCTGAAGATGGGCATTAAGCATTTTGATCTGGCCGGTTGCGGCGGGACGTCGTGGAGCCGGATTGAGTATCACCGGGCGCGCAATAATAGCGATGATCTGGGGCTGAAGTTTCAGGACTGGGGTATCCCGACACCCTTAGCGCTGCGTCTTGCTGAGCCATATCAGCAACAGGCTGATTTCATTGCCAGCGGCGGCCTCAGGGATGGGATTGATATGATTAAATCTGTTATACTCGGCGCCTCGATATGTGGCATGGCAACTCCATTCTTAAAACCTGCCATGGAGTCTGCCGACGCGGTCGTCCAGGTTATCGAACAAATCCGGCGTGAATTTACCACTGCGATGTTTCTGCTGGGAATGTCGGATATAAACAGCGTATATATGAACCGGGCTCTAATATTGAGTGAGGGTGAGGATCGAAATTAG